A DNA window from Lepidochelys kempii isolate rLepKem1 chromosome 9, rLepKem1.hap2, whole genome shotgun sequence contains the following coding sequences:
- the MAGT1 gene encoding dolichyl-diphosphooligosaccharide--protein glycosyltransferase subunit MAGT1 isoform X3: protein MAAWRVLMLGVLVVLMACEGPWTAGQKRKEMVLSEKVSQLMEWASKRAVIRMNGDKFRRLVKAPPRNYSVVVMFTALQPHRQCAVCKQADEEYQILANSWRYSSAFTNKVFFAMVDFDEGSDVFQMLNMNSAPTFINFPAKGKPKRGDTYELQVRGFAAEQLARWIADRTDVNIRVIRPPNYAGPLMLGLLLAVIGGLVYLRRSNLDFLYNKTGWAFAALCFVLAMTSGQMWNHIRGPPYAHKNPHTGQVNYIHGSSQAQFVAETHIVLLFNGGVTLGMVLLHEAATSDMEVGKRKNH from the exons ATGGCGGCGTGGCGGGTGCTGATGTTGGGGGTCTTGGTGGTGCTGATGGCCTGCGAGGGACCCTGGACCGCAGGGCAGAAGCGGAAGGAG ATGGTTTTATCTGAAAAAGTTAGCCAGCTGATGGAATGGGCCAGCAAAAGAGCTGTTATCCGAATGAATGGAGACAAGTTTCGTCGCCTTGTAAAGGCACCACCAAGAAATTACTCAGTGGTTGTGATGTTCACTGCTCTTCAGCCTCACAGACAGTGTGCCGTGTGCAA GCAAGCTGATGAAGAATACCAGATTCTGGCAAACTCCTGGCGATACTCCAGTGCATTTACCAATAAGGTTTTTTTTGCCATGGTGGATTTTGATGAAGGCTCGGATGTATTTCAGATG CTAAACATGAACTCGGCTCCAACCTTCATAAACTTCCCAGCTAAAGGGAAACCTAAAAGGGGTGACACATATGAGCTGCAAGTGCGAGGTTTTGCGGCCGAGCAGCTTGCTCGTTGGATAGCTGATAGGACTGATGTCAAT ATTCGAGTGATAAGACCTCCGAATTATGCTGGTCCCTTGATGTTGGGTCTGCTGCTGGCAGTCATTGGTGGCCTTGTGTACTTACGGAGAAGCAACCTGGATTTTCTCTATAACAAAACTGGCTGGGCTTTTGCTGCTTTG TGTTTTGTGCTAGCAATGACATCAGGCCAAATGTGGAATCACATCAGAGGGCCACCATATGCTCATAAGAATCCCCATACAGGACAAGTG AACTATATCCATGGAAGCAGCCAAGCCCAATTTGTGGCTGAAACACACATTGTTCTACTGTTTA ATGGTGGTGTTACTTTAGGAATGGTACTCCTGCATGAAGCTGCTACCTCTGATATGGaggtggggaaaagaaaaa ATCATTAG
- the MAGT1 gene encoding dolichyl-diphosphooligosaccharide--protein glycosyltransferase subunit MAGT1 isoform X1, whose product MAAWRVLMLGVLVVLMACEGPWTAGQKRKEMVLSEKVSQLMEWASKRAVIRMNGDKFRRLVKAPPRNYSVVVMFTALQPHRQCAVCKQADEEYQILANSWRYSSAFTNKVFFAMVDFDEGSDVFQMLNMNSAPTFINFPAKGKPKRGDTYELQVRGFAAEQLARWIADRTDVNIRVIRPPNYAGPLMLGLLLAVIGGLVYLRRSNLDFLYNKTGWAFAALCFVLAMTSGQMWNHIRGPPYAHKNPHTGQVNYIHGSSQAQFVAETHIVLLFNGGVTLGMVLLHEAATSDMEVGKRKIMCVAGVGLVVLFFSWLLSVFRSKYHGYPYSFLMS is encoded by the exons ATGGCGGCGTGGCGGGTGCTGATGTTGGGGGTCTTGGTGGTGCTGATGGCCTGCGAGGGACCCTGGACCGCAGGGCAGAAGCGGAAGGAG ATGGTTTTATCTGAAAAAGTTAGCCAGCTGATGGAATGGGCCAGCAAAAGAGCTGTTATCCGAATGAATGGAGACAAGTTTCGTCGCCTTGTAAAGGCACCACCAAGAAATTACTCAGTGGTTGTGATGTTCACTGCTCTTCAGCCTCACAGACAGTGTGCCGTGTGCAA GCAAGCTGATGAAGAATACCAGATTCTGGCAAACTCCTGGCGATACTCCAGTGCATTTACCAATAAGGTTTTTTTTGCCATGGTGGATTTTGATGAAGGCTCGGATGTATTTCAGATG CTAAACATGAACTCGGCTCCAACCTTCATAAACTTCCCAGCTAAAGGGAAACCTAAAAGGGGTGACACATATGAGCTGCAAGTGCGAGGTTTTGCGGCCGAGCAGCTTGCTCGTTGGATAGCTGATAGGACTGATGTCAAT ATTCGAGTGATAAGACCTCCGAATTATGCTGGTCCCTTGATGTTGGGTCTGCTGCTGGCAGTCATTGGTGGCCTTGTGTACTTACGGAGAAGCAACCTGGATTTTCTCTATAACAAAACTGGCTGGGCTTTTGCTGCTTTG TGTTTTGTGCTAGCAATGACATCAGGCCAAATGTGGAATCACATCAGAGGGCCACCATATGCTCATAAGAATCCCCATACAGGACAAGTG AACTATATCCATGGAAGCAGCCAAGCCCAATTTGTGGCTGAAACACACATTGTTCTACTGTTTA ATGGTGGTGTTACTTTAGGAATGGTACTCCTGCATGAAGCTGCTACCTCTGATATGGaggtggggaaaagaaaaa TAATGTGTGTAGCTGGTGTTGGCCTGGTGGTATTATTCTTCAGCTGGCTGCTCTCTGTCTTCAGATCTAAATACCATGGCTACCCATACAG TTTCCTGATGAGTTAA
- the MAGT1 gene encoding dolichyl-diphosphooligosaccharide--protein glycosyltransferase subunit MAGT1 isoform X2 has protein sequence MAAWRVLMLGVLVVLMACEGPWTAGQKRKEMVLSEKVSQLMEWASKRAVIRMNGDKFRRLVKAPPRNYSVVVMFTALQPHRQCAVCKQADEEYQILANSWRYSSAFTNKVFFAMVDFDEGSDVFQMLNMNSAPTFINFPAKGKPKRGDTYELQVRGFAAEQLARWIADRTDVNIRVIRPPNYAGPLMLGLLLAVIGGLVYLRRSNLDFLYNKTGWAFAALCFVLAMTSGQMWNHIRGPPYAHKNPHTGQVNYIHGSSQAQFVAETHIVLLFNGGVTLGMVLLHEAATSDMEVGKRKISSLV, from the exons ATGGCGGCGTGGCGGGTGCTGATGTTGGGGGTCTTGGTGGTGCTGATGGCCTGCGAGGGACCCTGGACCGCAGGGCAGAAGCGGAAGGAG ATGGTTTTATCTGAAAAAGTTAGCCAGCTGATGGAATGGGCCAGCAAAAGAGCTGTTATCCGAATGAATGGAGACAAGTTTCGTCGCCTTGTAAAGGCACCACCAAGAAATTACTCAGTGGTTGTGATGTTCACTGCTCTTCAGCCTCACAGACAGTGTGCCGTGTGCAA GCAAGCTGATGAAGAATACCAGATTCTGGCAAACTCCTGGCGATACTCCAGTGCATTTACCAATAAGGTTTTTTTTGCCATGGTGGATTTTGATGAAGGCTCGGATGTATTTCAGATG CTAAACATGAACTCGGCTCCAACCTTCATAAACTTCCCAGCTAAAGGGAAACCTAAAAGGGGTGACACATATGAGCTGCAAGTGCGAGGTTTTGCGGCCGAGCAGCTTGCTCGTTGGATAGCTGATAGGACTGATGTCAAT ATTCGAGTGATAAGACCTCCGAATTATGCTGGTCCCTTGATGTTGGGTCTGCTGCTGGCAGTCATTGGTGGCCTTGTGTACTTACGGAGAAGCAACCTGGATTTTCTCTATAACAAAACTGGCTGGGCTTTTGCTGCTTTG TGTTTTGTGCTAGCAATGACATCAGGCCAAATGTGGAATCACATCAGAGGGCCACCATATGCTCATAAGAATCCCCATACAGGACAAGTG AACTATATCCATGGAAGCAGCCAAGCCCAATTTGTGGCTGAAACACACATTGTTCTACTGTTTA ATGGTGGTGTTACTTTAGGAATGGTACTCCTGCATGAAGCTGCTACCTCTGATATGGaggtggggaaaagaaaaa